In Thunnus thynnus chromosome 4, fThuThy2.1, whole genome shotgun sequence, the DNA window gtgacaaaaaaagatttttaaaaaaccccaaaaaacaaaaaaacacaggtaCAACATTAATATTGGTTCATAAAACCTACTAGAGCCAAAAACACTGGCTTACATTTTCTGCAACACCTTCCTTCAAAGAGGAAGTTAGTGTCTTAACATTTGGGgcagcaagttttttttttttctcagacagGCAACATGGGTATTTCCGGTTCTTGAACTACTGCTCTGATTGGCTTTTTGGTTTCTACCCGCATGGTGACTGAATCCTCACATGCCAATGCCAATCTCCTCAATTTTCCAGCCGCTGGAGTTCTTTCCAAATTTGTATACGAGCCTTCGGCCATCAACTCGTTCCAGGATCTCTCTCTTATAGTAATACCTGAGGGAGGAGGAAGTCAGTCCAGGTTTAAGACACAGAGTATGCAGTCCCCTTCAGCACATGCTTTACTTCACTGATTTAAAGCATCTTTTACTAAATAAAAACGTTAGAGGTGTCTTCTCGTCTCTTCTATAATATTCATGCACTGGTGAACAGAGTAGAATTAGAGCAGTACTTCACAAATTTTACATGTCAAGGTCAATCTATTTGTCACTTGGAGTATAACTCTGTTTGGGCTTGGAGACTTCAAATTTTGAACAAAAAGCCTGATATaaactggaggtgtggagtttgaaagcCATGGGTGTTCACCAGGCAGGTAGGGTCTAATTAAAGGTACTGTCTAGTTGTATCATAGGAGATGTTGGAAACAGTTTTTGGAGCTTGATCTATTCGGACTAAAAGTGAAGTGTAATAGTAAATCACTGGATGGGCCCTTTAAATTTGTCCAAAGAAAATAAAGCCTCTCTGTCTACATGAACTCACCTCATGGCACGGCTGAGTTTCTCATATGTCATGCTgctgttctttttcttctggCCCCACATCTGAGCCACAGCCTCTGACTTAAGGAACTTAAAGACACCCTCGCGGCGGTCCTCCCACTTCATCAGGCCCTGGTTCCTCTCTGGATGGATCAGAATGTCCCTGATGAACTCCCATAAGTGAGTGCCACGAGGTGCTGCAGACAAACAGTGGGGCACAGTAagctaaatgtgtttgtgtgcgcatGGATGTATAAGCATAAGTATGCAAGTCAAACAGATATGCATCTGCAGCCTGATAAAGATGCAAAATGGATGCAAAGTAGAATCTGTGAACCAGATCAGCAGTGTTCAGGTACAGATGTCTTTTGAACAGTGTATTTCATAATGAATGACATATTGATTCTCCAAACATGGCCTCACcatgcttgtttttctttggatTGTCATATATGCTGCTGCAGTGTTCTCTGCTGACTTTAGGAGGTCGCCCCCGGGGTCGCTTCAGTCGAGActctcctttctctgttttGATGTGTGCCTCTGTCAACACAACAGTTAATTATCAGATGTTTACTTAAACTCATTGACAGTGCTCAGAGTGAGGAATGCAAAGAATCTAACAAACAATTAGTTTTTTCTGCTTACTCACTTGAAATCAGAGGGTAGGAGAACTCTGGGTCTGATTCACCACTGCCAGACTCCGGTGAGCCTTGGCTTGAGAAGCCAAACATGCCACCTGATGAGACAAATGAGAGACAACTTTCATATATGCAGAATCCTTAATAGTCCCATAAATATTAAGGTAATGGTTTACAAGAGTAACAGGTGGAAACTGAGGGGTAGGAACGCAGAGGAGAAGATAATAGTAGACATGAGAAACATAAGGATGAGATACTGACTGTTGGAGGAGGAGCTGTACTCGCTGTCAGACTGATTGTCAGACAGGTACTCAGTGTCTCCCAGAGGTGCCATGGAGTCCATGGTCAGGCTGGTCAGATCATAATCATCCCCATAGTCAAACTCCCTTTTGCTGACAGCTCCTTCAGCTGTTGGTGGTAAGGGGCAGCATTAGTCTCATAATTTCCACACATCATCTATTTTATGCTAGTATGTACCATCTCTATACAATATGTACCTTGCCCAATTCTAATGGTGCTGAGCAAAGGAAAGTTTAGGTTGTCCAGGAAATTGTCCAGGAGCAGGCAGGTCTCGTTCAGCTCTGGTACTGACAGGCTCTGTAGctctgggggaaaaaagacatgaggagagaaaga includes these proteins:
- the elf3 gene encoding ETS-related transcription factor Elf-3, with the translated sequence MSSPCLSSVLTHANLTMYQSGVSDVLSQQPSVLPSVNTLQISNPAYSSMSGQWYRQISPHCWTEENVLDWISDHVESTKFDASTLSLVYCAMDGPTLCQMNHDQMIGVFGPQLGPHLHQSLQEHKTKYELQSLSVPELNETCLLLDNFLDNLNFPLLSTIRIGQAEGAVSKREFDYGDDYDLTSLTMDSMAPLGDTEYLSDNQSDSEYSSSSNSGMFGFSSQGSPESGSGESDPEFSYPLISKAHIKTEKGESRLKRPRGRPPKVSREHCSSIYDNPKKNKHAPRGTHLWEFIRDILIHPERNQGLMKWEDRREGVFKFLKSEAVAQMWGQKKKNSSMTYEKLSRAMRYYYKREILERVDGRRLVYKFGKNSSGWKIEEIGIGM